From Variovorax sp. J2L1-78, the proteins below share one genomic window:
- a CDS encoding lysophospholipid acyltransferase family protein, with product MIFLFRLLARVPLPWMQRLGVVFGWLVWWMAPDYRRRFRANAAAAGFTPAQYRPAIGAAGAMAAELPWLWSRPRGESVLPRIVRWEGAEGFEAAMNERKGVIFITPHLGSWELCGQAVAERYECTYGPLTALYRPPRKAWMAELVKGSRDRAGLQMLPTSVAGVRGLIRSLRAGGYTGMLPDQVPPLGQGVWAPFFGRPAYTMTLLQRLAQQTGAHVFLCVCERLRGARYAIRFEAFDGTAMSDPRSTPEQAATALNAGVEALIRRLPGQYVWDYARFKQPKAEAPESAAA from the coding sequence ATGATCTTTCTCTTCCGATTGCTCGCCCGCGTACCGCTGCCCTGGATGCAGCGGCTCGGCGTGGTGTTCGGTTGGCTGGTGTGGTGGATGGCGCCCGACTACCGGCGCCGCTTCCGCGCCAACGCCGCGGCCGCGGGCTTCACGCCCGCGCAGTACCGCCCGGCCATCGGTGCGGCCGGCGCGATGGCGGCCGAACTGCCCTGGCTGTGGTCGCGCCCGCGCGGCGAGAGCGTGCTGCCGCGCATCGTGCGCTGGGAGGGCGCCGAGGGCTTCGAGGCGGCGATGAACGAACGCAAGGGCGTCATCTTCATCACGCCGCACCTGGGCAGTTGGGAACTGTGCGGCCAGGCCGTCGCCGAGCGCTACGAGTGCACTTACGGACCACTCACCGCCCTGTACCGGCCCCCCCGCAAGGCCTGGATGGCCGAACTGGTCAAGGGCTCGCGCGACCGGGCCGGCCTGCAGATGCTGCCGACCAGCGTGGCGGGCGTTCGCGGGTTGATCCGCTCGCTGCGCGCGGGCGGCTACACCGGCATGCTCCCCGACCAGGTGCCGCCGCTCGGGCAGGGCGTCTGGGCGCCATTCTTCGGCCGGCCGGCCTACACGATGACCTTGCTGCAGCGCCTCGCGCAACAGACCGGTGCGCACGTGTTTCTGTGCGTGTGCGAGCGCCTGCGCGGTGCGCGCTATGCGATTCGTTTCGAAGCCTTCGACGGCACCGCGATGAGCGACCCGCGCTCGACGCCCGAGCAGGCCGCGACGGCGCTCAATGCCGGCGTCGAGGCGTTGATCCGGCGCTTGCCCGGGCAGTACGTCTGGGACTACGCCCGCTTCAAGCAACCCAAGGCCGAAGCGCCCGAAAGCGCGGCAGCATGA
- a CDS encoding RidA family protein produces MDAITHIGPPVVRAGKTQPISPAVVAEGALVFVSGQVPMRDGKPAAPDIAGQTHVALDMIEAILVRAGCTLADVVKATVWLVDGDDYPAFNAAWGERFAPETAPARSTVISGLIAPVRVEIEAVAVRR; encoded by the coding sequence ATGGACGCCATCACGCACATCGGGCCGCCGGTGGTCCGGGCGGGAAAGACGCAACCGATCTCACCGGCGGTGGTGGCCGAGGGCGCGTTGGTCTTCGTGTCGGGGCAAGTGCCGATGCGCGACGGGAAGCCTGCGGCGCCCGACATTGCGGGTCAGACGCATGTGGCGCTCGACATGATCGAAGCCATCCTTGTGCGTGCCGGCTGCACGCTGGCCGACGTGGTCAAGGCGACCGTGTGGCTGGTCGACGGGGACGACTACCCGGCCTTCAATGCGGCCTGGGGCGAGCGCTTTGCGCCGGAAACGGCACCGGCGCGATCCACCGTCATTTCGGGGTTGATCGCGCCGGTGCGGGTGGAGATCGAGGCCGTCGCGGTGCGACGGTGA
- the metK gene encoding methionine adenosyltransferase produces MANDFLFTSESVSEGHPDKVADQISDAILDAIFEQDPRSRVAAETLTNTGLVVLAGEITTNAHVDYIQVARDTIKRIGYDNTDYGIDYKGCAVMVCYDKQSNDIAQGVDHASDDHLNIGAGDQGLMFGYACDETPELMPAPIYYAHRLVERQAQLRKDGRLPFLRPDAKSQVTMRYVDGKPHSIDTVVLSTQHHPDQSETATKMKASFNEAIIEEIIKPVLPKEWLQNTRYLINPTGRFVIGGPQGDCGLTGRKIIVDTYGGACPHGGGAFSGKDPSKVDRSAAYAARYVAKNIVAAGIARQCQIQVAYAIGVAQPMNITVYTEGTGLIPDDKIAELVREHFDLRPKGIIQMLDLLRPIYQKTAAYGHFGREEPEFTWEATTKAADLRAAAGL; encoded by the coding sequence ATGGCGAACGATTTCCTCTTCACGTCCGAATCCGTCTCCGAAGGCCACCCCGACAAGGTGGCCGACCAGATCTCCGACGCGATCCTCGACGCGATCTTCGAACAGGATCCGCGCAGCCGCGTGGCCGCCGAGACGCTGACCAACACCGGCCTCGTGGTGCTCGCCGGCGAGATCACGACCAACGCGCACGTCGACTACATCCAGGTCGCGCGCGACACCATCAAGCGCATCGGCTACGACAACACCGACTACGGCATCGACTACAAGGGTTGCGCCGTGATGGTCTGCTACGACAAGCAGTCGAACGACATCGCCCAGGGCGTCGACCACGCAAGCGACGACCACCTCAACATTGGCGCCGGCGACCAGGGCCTGATGTTCGGCTACGCCTGCGACGAGACGCCCGAGCTGATGCCCGCGCCGATCTACTACGCGCACCGCCTCGTGGAACGCCAGGCGCAGCTGCGCAAGGACGGCCGACTGCCCTTCCTGCGCCCCGACGCCAAGAGCCAGGTCACGATGCGCTATGTCGACGGCAAGCCGCACAGCATCGACACCGTGGTCCTTTCCACGCAGCACCACCCGGATCAGAGCGAGACGGCCACCAAGATGAAGGCCTCGTTCAACGAAGCGATCATCGAAGAGATCATCAAGCCGGTGCTGCCCAAGGAATGGCTTCAGAACACGCGCTACCTGATCAACCCGACGGGCCGCTTCGTCATCGGCGGCCCGCAAGGCGACTGCGGCCTGACCGGCCGCAAGATCATCGTCGACACCTACGGCGGCGCCTGCCCGCACGGTGGCGGCGCGTTCTCGGGCAAGGACCCGTCCAAGGTCGACCGCTCGGCCGCCTACGCCGCGCGCTACGTGGCCAAGAACATCGTGGCCGCCGGCATCGCGCGCCAGTGCCAGATCCAGGTCGCCTACGCGATCGGCGTGGCCCAGCCGATGAACATCACGGTCTACACCGAAGGCACCGGCCTGATTCCCGACGACAAGATCGCCGAGTTGGTGCGCGAGCATTTCGACCTGCGTCCGAAGGGCATCATCCAGATGCTCGACCTGCTGCGACCGATCTACCAGAAGACCGCCGCCTACGGCCACTTCGGCCGCGAAGAGCCGGAGTTCACCTGGGAAGCGACGACCAAGGCCGCCGACCTGCGCGCGGCTGCCGGCCTCTGA